One window of Methanogenium organophilum genomic DNA carries:
- the comE gene encoding sulfopyruvate decarboxylase subunit beta: protein MPEEQVLSILKEEGVDITVILPCDRTKDFCSLLEAYSETITIMREEDGVGLCAGLCLAGKKPVMHIQSSGLGNMLNAIMSLTVLYNLPLPILASWRGVYEEKIPAQVSFNIHIPGLLDELEIPYTVISDVSELDSVRDVIRDSYTNSRPHVALIVPKVWEFSRCSVEKAEFPSRQRDVELTYKRRFRNPVMRRADAINIIAELLDDECVVSNIGVPGKELYAATDRNKNFYMLGSYTQASPLGFGISLGTKRGVVVLDGDGSLLGTAILPVVAAENPTNLTIVCLDNGAFGSTGNQMTHAWGGVDMELYAITAGITNTQKVHTADELKQVWQNRGDGPCFIHILLKPGNSDAKNIPLSPIEIKERFMDSVNVI from the coding sequence ATGCCTGAAGAACAGGTGCTCTCCATCCTCAAGGAAGAGGGAGTGGATATTACCGTAATTCTTCCGTGCGACAGGACAAAAGACTTCTGTTCCCTTCTGGAGGCATATTCTGAGACCATTACCATTATGCGGGAGGAAGACGGAGTCGGACTCTGTGCAGGCCTCTGTCTTGCCGGAAAAAAACCGGTGATGCACATCCAGAGTTCCGGCCTCGGAAATATGCTCAACGCTATCATGTCTCTGACTGTTCTTTACAATTTGCCGCTTCCCATCCTTGCAAGCTGGAGAGGGGTCTACGAGGAGAAGATCCCTGCCCAGGTGTCCTTCAACATACATATTCCAGGTCTCCTGGATGAACTGGAAATTCCATACACCGTCATCTCTGATGTTTCTGAACTCGACAGCGTCAGGGATGTAATCAGGGATTCCTATACCAATTCACGTCCGCATGTGGCGCTTATTGTCCCAAAAGTCTGGGAATTCAGCCGGTGTTCTGTTGAAAAAGCCGAATTCCCCTCCCGGCAGCGTGATGTTGAACTCACATACAAACGAAGATTCCGGAATCCTGTCATGAGGCGGGCGGACGCCATCAACATCATCGCAGAACTGCTGGATGATGAGTGCGTTGTTTCAAACATCGGTGTGCCGGGAAAGGAACTCTACGCCGCAACAGACAGGAATAAAAACTTCTACATGCTTGGGAGCTATACGCAGGCATCGCCGCTGGGGTTTGGAATCAGCCTCGGAACAAAACGCGGTGTCGTGGTTCTTGACGGAGACGGAAGTCTTCTGGGAACAGCAATTCTGCCGGTTGTCGCTGCAGAAAACCCTACAAATCTGACCATCGTCTGTCTTGATAACGGCGCATTCGGGAGTACCGGCAACCAGATGACACATGCCTGGGGTGGCGTTGATATGGAACTGTATGCCATTACCGCAGGGATCACAAATACCCAAAAAGTTCACACCGCAGATGAACTGAAACAGGTATGGCAAAACAGAGGGGACGGACCATGCTTCATTCATATTCTCCTGAAACCGGGAAATTCTGACGCAAAGAACATCCCGCTCTCTCCGATTGAGATTAAGGAGAGATTTATGGATTCGGTCAATGTGATTTAA
- the wtpA gene encoding tungstate ABC transporter substrate-binding protein WtpA → MVTLVLAAGCSDTGEKTVVNVLPAGSLLGPMETMEAEYEALHPDIDIRSEGHGSIQCIRQVTDLHRDFDVIIVADESLIPDMMYIPREDGNGTYATSYIPVARNEMVIAYTSQSRYADECTEENWVEILRRPDVRTGISNPMLDAAGYRGLMVLLLAEEYYGTDGIFDTIVTRNLADEPVVVRNGTTTEVVLPEMMKTSGPGLVIRDGSVYLLSLLEAGGIDYAFEYRSVAEEHGLKYISLPAEIDLSSPAYADKYDDVTVNLGYQRFTSIGSERTGRPIVYGITVPTTASHPEAGEDFAAFVIDSMAAGYDTWPRPYTPPSVSLSQ, encoded by the coding sequence ATGGTTACCCTGGTCCTCGCTGCCGGGTGCAGTGACACCGGGGAGAAGACTGTTGTCAATGTGCTCCCGGCAGGTAGTCTCCTGGGGCCAATGGAGACGATGGAAGCCGAATATGAAGCACTGCACCCGGATATCGACATCCGGAGCGAAGGGCACGGCAGTATCCAGTGCATCCGGCAGGTAACTGACCTCCATCGGGACTTTGATGTCATTATCGTTGCCGATGAATCCCTCATCCCGGATATGATGTATATTCCCCGTGAGGACGGAAACGGCACCTATGCCACGTCATACATTCCTGTGGCCCGCAATGAGATGGTCATCGCCTATACCAGCCAGAGCCGGTACGCAGATGAGTGTACAGAGGAGAACTGGGTGGAGATTCTCCGCCGTCCGGACGTCAGGACTGGTATCTCAAATCCGATGCTTGATGCGGCCGGATACCGTGGGCTAATGGTGCTTCTTCTGGCAGAAGAGTACTATGGGACAGATGGCATCTTTGACACAATTGTTACCCGCAATCTTGCTGATGAACCCGTTGTGGTGCGCAACGGCACCACCACAGAGGTGGTCCTCCCGGAGATGATGAAGACGTCAGGCCCCGGCCTTGTGATCCGGGACGGCAGTGTTTATCTGCTCTCCCTTCTGGAGGCGGGCGGTATTGATTATGCCTTTGAATACCGGAGCGTGGCAGAGGAGCACGGGCTGAAATATATCTCCCTTCCTGCTGAAATCGATCTCAGTTCTCCGGCATATGCCGACAAGTATGATGACGTCACCGTGAATCTCGGCTACCAGCGTTTCACGTCCATCGGGAGTGAACGAACAGGACGGCCCATTGTCTACGGCATCACGGTTCCGACAACAGCCAGCCATCCGGAAGCAGGAGAGGACTTTGCAGCGTTTGTCATTGATTCGATGGCAGCAGGATATGATACCTGGCCACGTCCATACACACCGCCGTCAGTCTCACTCTCCCAGTAA
- a CDS encoding TATA-box-binding protein has product MDVEGLYDSLKIENIVASGRIAEALDIEYLSGVLDGCVLNKKKFPGAVYHMKTPEIALLLFSSGKIVMTGISNKDEFQEGLSAIISQLQHHGIETLASPDVVISNMVCSYDSGDFINLNKVVLTLSHESVEYEPEQFPGLVYRIDDPKVVALLFSSGKFILTGAKNLDDVKLSIDYLSDRLRQIR; this is encoded by the coding sequence ATGGATGTTGAAGGTCTATATGATTCACTGAAAATTGAAAATATCGTCGCTTCCGGGCGCATCGCAGAAGCGTTGGATATTGAATATCTTTCCGGTGTACTGGATGGGTGCGTCCTCAATAAGAAAAAATTCCCCGGGGCTGTGTATCACATGAAAACCCCTGAAATTGCACTCCTGCTCTTCTCATCGGGGAAGATCGTTATGACCGGCATATCAAATAAGGATGAATTTCAGGAAGGACTTTCCGCCATTATCAGCCAGTTGCAGCACCATGGCATTGAGACTCTTGCATCGCCGGATGTAGTCATATCAAATATGGTATGCTCCTATGACAGCGGGGATTTTATCAATCTCAATAAAGTGGTGCTCACACTCAGCCATGAAAGCGTTGAATATGAGCCGGAACAGTTCCCAGGACTTGTATACCGGATAGATGATCCAAAAGTGGTGGCATTACTGTTCTCGTCCGGTAAATTCATCCTAACGGGGGCAAAGAATCTGGATGATGTGAAATTGTCCATTGATTATCTGAGTGACAGACTGCGGCAGATTCGATAA
- a CDS encoding cysteate synthase gives MTEKYTLKCPDCSEEIPDRYTNVCPTGCTGLIRAYYWKKQLDIQPLPGIFRFSDWLPVEGHLPSDAGPITYKSEALAQELGLSNLYIGFSGYWPERGAAIESCSFKELEALPTTVRMKEKGHGILQISSAGNTGRAFCQVSALTGAPVVVVVPESSKERLWTTTPAENVCLITVEGDYTDSIEFGNAICSIPGIVAEGGARNVARRDGMGTVMLDGAVTAGRLPDYYFQAVGSGTGGIAAWEASMRLVGDGRFGTILPHLYLTQNEPFVPMMKAWQEGRREILPETDMADARRAISQVYADVLTNRHPPYSVKGGVYDALSATGGTMDGITNVQAKEAEKIFIDAEEIDPDPAASVCVASLIKAVETGTVGKDDYILLNIAGGGYKRVAEDKNRFPVEPMFSVKGGSPVEEIRSEIDTWVNGHA, from the coding sequence ATGACGGAAAAATATACACTCAAATGCCCGGACTGCAGTGAAGAAATCCCTGACAGGTACACAAATGTATGCCCCACGGGGTGCACCGGCCTTATCAGGGCGTACTACTGGAAAAAACAACTGGACATCCAGCCGCTTCCGGGAATCTTCAGGTTCTCCGACTGGCTTCCGGTAGAAGGTCACCTACCGTCCGATGCCGGGCCAATCACCTACAAAAGCGAAGCACTGGCACAGGAACTGGGACTCTCAAACCTCTACATTGGTTTTTCGGGTTACTGGCCGGAGCGTGGTGCAGCAATTGAGTCATGCTCGTTCAAGGAACTGGAAGCCCTGCCGACTACCGTCCGGATGAAAGAAAAAGGGCACGGCATTCTTCAGATATCTTCGGCCGGAAATACCGGACGGGCATTCTGTCAGGTTTCAGCGCTTACCGGCGCTCCGGTGGTGGTTGTGGTGCCCGAATCATCGAAAGAACGGCTCTGGACGACCACACCTGCAGAAAATGTCTGCCTGATCACCGTGGAGGGGGATTATACCGATTCGATTGAATTCGGGAACGCAATCTGCTCCATACCGGGAATTGTCGCTGAAGGCGGCGCACGCAATGTCGCCCGCAGGGACGGCATGGGAACAGTGATGCTGGACGGTGCGGTTACAGCAGGAAGGCTGCCGGACTACTATTTCCAGGCTGTAGGAAGCGGAACAGGGGGCATTGCCGCATGGGAGGCCTCGATGCGTCTTGTCGGTGACGGGAGGTTTGGAACAATCCTGCCACACCTGTATCTTACACAAAACGAACCATTTGTTCCTATGATGAAAGCCTGGCAGGAAGGCAGAAGGGAAATACTTCCTGAAACCGACATGGCGGATGCCCGTCGGGCAATCAGTCAGGTCTATGCCGATGTCCTTACCAACCGCCATCCCCCCTACTCAGTGAAGGGAGGTGTGTATGATGCACTGTCCGCAACGGGAGGCACGATGGACGGGATAACAAATGTTCAGGCAAAGGAAGCCGAGAAAATATTTATTGATGCAGAAGAGATCGATCCCGACCCGGCGGCATCTGTCTGTGTGGCATCGTTGATAAAGGCCGTTGAAACGGGTACTGTCGGGAAGGATGATTACATCCTTCTCAACATCGCAGGCGGTGGATACAAACGCGTAGCCGAAGATAAGAACCGTTTCCCTGTGGAACCCATGTTCAGCGTGAAGGGAGGCAGCCCGGTTGAGGAAATCAGGAGTGAAATCGACACATGGGTGAATGGCCATGCCTGA
- a CDS encoding DUF7544 domain-containing protein, with protein MSDDYYAFSEISGAVDRTKNLLWPFQWGVWFRIALIALFIGGGGFNFPGSSYGDVSDTGLAPGSLPDLGMDNIGIILIIVGVVLLLALIWMFIGSVLQFVFVDCLTSGRILLTRTFKERSGKGVRLLLFNIGIGLIFLLIIAVLALIFFLPVMDGTPPGDALVIGTVLMFVLLILVLLIPLALIAIFTTDFVVPVMIRDDCGVIAAWRQVIAIFAPEWKQAVVYVLVKFVLGIAAAILLFIAVLIAVIIIGIPFVIIGVVLATVFKLMNIMLLLLLLIPFVVIVIPVTLLIEVPFVTFFRYYSLQVLGRISEKYALLPNESMDEPAV; from the coding sequence ATGTCGGATGATTACTATGCGTTCAGCGAGATATCCGGTGCGGTCGACCGGACCAAAAATCTCCTCTGGCCGTTTCAGTGGGGAGTCTGGTTCCGTATTGCCCTCATTGCCCTTTTCATCGGCGGGGGCGGGTTCAATTTCCCTGGCAGCTCCTATGGTGACGTCTCCGACACCGGCCTTGCCCCCGGCAGTCTCCCGGACCTCGGGATGGATAATATCGGCATCATCCTGATCATCGTGGGTGTGGTCCTGCTGCTGGCGCTCATCTGGATGTTCATCGGATCGGTCCTCCAGTTCGTCTTTGTTGACTGCCTCACGAGTGGCCGGATCCTGCTTACCCGGACATTTAAAGAACGCAGCGGCAAGGGTGTTCGCCTGCTGCTCTTCAACATCGGCATCGGCCTAATTTTCCTCCTTATCATCGCCGTTTTGGCTCTCATATTCTTCCTGCCGGTTATGGACGGGACGCCGCCGGGGGACGCTCTGGTGATCGGCACGGTGCTGATGTTTGTCCTTCTTATACTGGTGCTACTCATCCCGCTGGCCCTCATTGCGATTTTCACCACCGACTTTGTTGTTCCCGTCATGATCCGGGATGACTGCGGTGTGATCGCGGCATGGCGGCAGGTCATCGCCATCTTCGCACCCGAGTGGAAGCAGGCGGTCGTCTACGTACTTGTGAAATTTGTGCTTGGGATTGCCGCAGCTATTCTCCTGTTCATCGCCGTCCTGATCGCCGTAATCATCATCGGTATACCTTTCGTGATCATCGGGGTTGTACTCGCGACGGTCTTCAAGCTGATGAATATCATGCTCCTCCTCCTCCTGCTCATCCCCTTCGTTGTGATTGTGATCCCGGTAACGCTGCTGATCGAAGTGCCCTTCGTCACCTTCTTCCGCTACTACTCCCTCCAGGTACTGGGGAGAATAAGCGAGAAGTACGCCCTTCTCCCAAACGAATCCATGGATGAGCCCGCCGTGTGA
- a CDS encoding VOC family protein, which translates to MGILSPLLAARNMKKTIEFYTKSLGFEMGMLFPNVDQPEYADLSKDGMVLMFIPAEEHGINATEKFGTGVILYMNIDGDIDEYYQELKENNVNITEDIKDEPYGVRDFTIEDTDGYHLAFTKVTARQCQSCGMPMNKPEDFGGGNPASPYCVHCTNNDSSLKSFDEVQKGMVNFLMESQNMAQDAAELKAETYLAGMPAWAGKFGEKKIQ; encoded by the coding sequence ATGGGTATTCTGTCGCCCCTGCTTGCCGCACGAAATATGAAGAAAACGATTGAATTCTACACCAAATCCCTCGGGTTTGAGATGGGCATGCTCTTTCCCAACGTTGATCAACCCGAGTATGCTGACCTCTCAAAGGATGGAATGGTGCTGATGTTTATCCCGGCTGAGGAACACGGAATCAACGCTACGGAAAAGTTCGGCACCGGTGTAATCCTCTATATGAACATTGACGGGGATATCGACGAATATTATCAGGAACTAAAGGAGAACAATGTCAATATCACGGAAGATATTAAAGACGAACCCTATGGTGTCCGTGATTTTACCATCGAGGATACTGACGGATACCATCTTGCATTCACCAAAGTCACTGCCAGACAATGCCAGAGCTGCGGCATGCCGATGAATAAACCGGAGGATTTCGGCGGCGGAAATCCGGCAAGTCCCTATTGTGTGCACTGCACAAATAACGACAGCAGCCTGAAGAGCTTTGATGAAGTGCAGAAGGGGATGGTTAATTTTCTTATGGAATCACAGAATATGGCCCAGGATGCTGCGGAGTTAAAAGCAGAAACGTATCTTGCGGGGATGCCGGCATGGGCGGGGAAATTTGGTGAGAAAAAGATTCAATAA
- a CDS encoding phospholipase D-like domain-containing protein: MRTLPLLIILLLLCCSTATAAFTITGVCPDTWYKGEGDEYIIITGTGSLTGVSVSDGEGSARFPDGERADGNIVVAQQAEAYRTVHGVYPDYEWYDSTPAVPDLIRTGTLKLGNSGDEVILRKGRTETCRVTWPGDVVCREGQVHYFEDGVWDPRPLMIGQSRFAPVTFTGVSGTAFAAPDASREMLLHTIRLAEDELLINVYEFADPGIAADVAAARDDGVTVTLLLEGGPVGGISAEETEVAAYLRNTGAAVYTMETTDAAHARYRYDHAKYLIADREAVLVVSENFKASGFPERGDTGNRGWGVLITDPRVADYFADVFTADVGGEDIVPFTPVGTLSDSDDKSGVPYQPDFGTQSFSGATVTPVFAPDTASLIPALIKGAEQSVDIQQAYISNWTKNAPNPYLEAAVDAARRGVTVRIILDSYWFNTEGENDNDEMAARINAVAAAENLPLEARLACLGPGYPEKVHNKGVIVDGDAVLISSINWNENSPSFNREAGVIIEDDEVGTYFSEVFTADWVDAGPISDDEGNPVDDTRLRQEIAAGVVGLFCIGYIIRRWRR, from the coding sequence ATGCGCACCCTCCCTCTTCTCATTATACTGTTACTTCTCTGCTGCAGCACGGCCACCGCAGCATTCACGATAACCGGGGTCTGCCCGGACACCTGGTACAAGGGAGAGGGGGATGAATATATCATCATCACGGGTACCGGAAGTCTCACCGGGGTATCAGTATCAGACGGAGAGGGAAGCGCACGATTTCCGGACGGTGAACGGGCAGACGGGAACATTGTCGTGGCACAGCAGGCAGAGGCTTACCGCACCGTCCACGGGGTATATCCGGATTATGAATGGTATGACTCCACACCCGCCGTGCCGGATCTTATCCGCACCGGCACCCTGAAACTGGGCAACAGCGGTGATGAAGTGATCCTGCGGAAAGGGAGAACGGAGACCTGCCGGGTCACCTGGCCGGGAGATGTCGTCTGCCGGGAAGGGCAGGTGCATTACTTTGAAGATGGAGTCTGGGACCCCCGCCCCCTGATGATTGGTCAGTCGCGATTTGCCCCCGTCACCTTCACCGGCGTTTCCGGGACGGCGTTTGCAGCGCCGGATGCATCCCGGGAGATGCTGTTACACACCATCCGTCTCGCAGAGGATGAACTGCTCATCAATGTCTATGAATTTGCAGACCCCGGCATCGCCGCTGACGTGGCCGCCGCACGGGATGACGGTGTTACTGTCACCCTGCTTCTGGAAGGAGGGCCGGTCGGGGGCATCAGTGCAGAAGAAACGGAGGTCGCTGCATATCTCCGAAACACCGGCGCTGCAGTATATACCATGGAGACGACCGATGCCGCCCATGCCCGCTACCGGTATGACCATGCCAAGTATCTCATCGCCGACCGCGAGGCGGTGCTCGTGGTCTCTGAAAATTTCAAGGCGAGCGGATTTCCTGAGAGAGGGGATACCGGAAACCGGGGGTGGGGTGTCCTGATTACTGACCCACGGGTAGCAGACTACTTTGCAGATGTCTTCACGGCAGACGTCGGAGGAGAAGATATTGTGCCATTTACGCCAGTCGGTACCCTTTCGGATTCGGATGACAAATCAGGAGTACCCTATCAGCCGGATTTTGGCACACAATCCTTTAGCGGAGCGACCGTGACTCCTGTTTTTGCACCGGACACTGCATCCCTCATTCCGGCACTCATCAAAGGAGCAGAGCAGAGCGTTGACATCCAGCAGGCGTACATCAGCAACTGGACAAAGAACGCTCCCAACCCATACCTCGAAGCGGCTGTGGACGCAGCCCGCCGGGGGGTTACGGTCCGAATCATCCTTGACAGTTACTGGTTCAATACCGAAGGGGAGAACGACAATGATGAGATGGCTGCTCGCATTAATGCTGTTGCTGCCGCAGAGAATCTGCCGCTGGAGGCACGACTTGCCTGTCTCGGGCCGGGATACCCGGAGAAGGTCCACAACAAGGGTGTCATCGTAGATGGCGATGCGGTGCTCATCTCATCCATCAACTGGAACGAAAATTCACCCTCATTCAACCGGGAGGCGGGCGTCATCATCGAAGACGACGAAGTAGGGACATACTTCAGCGAGGTCTTCACTGCAGACTGGGTGGACGCAGGTCCAATTTCGGATGACGAAGGAAATCCTGTTGACGACACCCGTCTCCGCCAAGAGATCGCGGCAGGGGTTGTCGGGCTCTTTTGCATTGGGTATATCATCCGACGCTGGCGACGCTAA
- a CDS encoding ATP-binding cassette domain-containing protein, producing MNSETIREITILPGRNRSGETENFDEIVIRPGDTISIVGPTGSGKSAFINDIEIFAANDTVTRRTILINGEQPPEEYIRDPAKKPVALITQNTKCLADLKVREFLEMHIKSRGIIEAEIAGKTIDLANEFTGEKIRPDVKMTALSGGQTRSLMVADAIMISNTPLILLDEVENAGIFKDRVIETLKKYKKALIFVTHDPMVSLMSDRRIVMKDGAVHKVLEPNGSEKKALEKVIELDRIMYRMREQIRAGEMMCDRAFT from the coding sequence ATGAACTCTGAGACAATCAGGGAGATCACAATTCTGCCCGGAAGGAACCGTTCGGGAGAAACGGAGAACTTTGATGAAATTGTCATACGGCCCGGTGACACAATATCAATAGTCGGACCAACCGGTTCAGGAAAGAGTGCGTTCATAAATGACATTGAAATTTTTGCCGCCAATGACACTGTTACCCGAAGAACCATACTGATAAACGGGGAGCAACCGCCGGAAGAATATATCCGCGACCCTGCAAAAAAGCCGGTGGCACTCATAACCCAGAATACAAAATGCCTTGCGGACCTGAAGGTACGCGAATTTCTTGAGATGCACATAAAGTCACGTGGAATTATTGAGGCAGAAATAGCAGGAAAGACAATTGACCTTGCAAATGAGTTCACAGGCGAAAAAATCCGTCCGGATGTGAAGATGACTGCACTTTCTGGAGGCCAGACCAGATCGCTCATGGTTGCCGATGCAATAATGATCAGCAACACTCCCCTCATTCTTCTTGATGAGGTTGAAAATGCGGGAATCTTCAAAGACAGAGTAATAGAGACCCTGAAAAAGTATAAAAAAGCCCTGATTTTTGTCACCCACGATCCAATGGTATCCCTCATGTCCGACAGGCGAATTGTCATGAAAGATGGCGCGGTACATAAAGTCCTCGAACCAAACGGAAGTGAAAAAAAGGCGCTTGAAAAAGTGATCGAGCTTGACAGAATCATGTACCGGATGCGTGAACAGATCCGTGCAGGGGAAATGATGTGTGACCGGGCATTTACATGA
- a CDS encoding amino acid kinase family protein: MAEEKRTEILVVKAGGSLITEIPALYALLESSGRDLLVVPGGGLFADAVRQSGAEGSPAHWMAVCAMEETAWLWVAAGATPVEEWYSPVEGVSVLLPYRVMREADPLPHSWDVTSDTIAAWVASSRNAPLLLLKSVDGILCGGEVCEAIPQVLETGTAVTDVVDSAFLPFARVSGIRWAIVNGRKPERIRMFLAGGRPLGTYSNPHL, encoded by the coding sequence GTGGCAGAAGAAAAGAGAACAGAGATTCTGGTTGTCAAGGCAGGGGGGAGCCTTATCACAGAGATTCCTGCACTGTATGCCCTGCTGGAATCATCCGGGCGTGACCTCCTGGTCGTCCCGGGCGGGGGGCTCTTCGCCGATGCCGTGCGGCAGAGTGGTGCTGAAGGGTCACCTGCGCACTGGATGGCCGTCTGTGCGATGGAAGAGACAGCCTGGCTATGGGTGGCGGCAGGAGCAACGCCAGTGGAAGAATGGTATTCTCCGGTGGAAGGTGTTTCTGTCCTGCTGCCGTACCGGGTGATGCGCGAGGCTGATCCCCTGCCGCATTCGTGGGATGTGACGTCTGATACCATCGCTGCCTGGGTTGCATCATCGCGAAATGCCCCGCTTCTGCTTCTGAAGTCAGTGGATGGCATTCTCTGCGGGGGGGAGGTCTGTGAAGCGATCCCCCAGGTTCTAGAGACAGGAACGGCGGTAACAGACGTGGTGGATTCTGCATTCCTCCCCTTTGCCCGTGTTTCCGGTATCCGCTGGGCGATTGTGAACGGCCGCAAACCGGAACGTATCCGTATGTTCCTTGCGGGGGGGAGACCCCTTGGCACCTATTCCAATCCACATCTTTAA
- a CDS encoding (Fe-S)-binding protein, whose amino-acid sequence MDWTPPGKDCGACGAKSCADFLAYIEEGKKSYGDCPFYTPCESGNKNTHDAIYSGSDIHGTPYDFILEPLPGEVSARKIIVPFRPDLVEKWDIKEGDIVVGRPMGAGCPVQHVLKVIDASPVTGVITTHVVGPQFSRGREYKDLEAYHISGFEGIAKTVNHEPVFGKRQTFLPGFCMMYLAHTGVVNMILNKSSGMHIRVEDIRL is encoded by the coding sequence ATGGACTGGACACCCCCGGGAAAAGACTGTGGTGCATGCGGTGCGAAGTCATGTGCAGATTTTCTTGCGTATATCGAAGAGGGGAAAAAATCATACGGGGACTGCCCATTCTACACTCCATGCGAATCTGGAAACAAAAACACCCATGATGCAATATATTCCGGTTCTGACATCCATGGGACGCCATATGATTTCATCCTTGAACCTCTTCCGGGCGAAGTTTCAGCCAGGAAAATAATTGTTCCGTTCCGGCCGGATCTTGTTGAAAAGTGGGATATTAAAGAAGGGGACATCGTGGTTGGCAGGCCGATGGGTGCCGGATGTCCGGTTCAGCATGTCCTGAAAGTGATTGACGCGTCCCCCGTCACCGGGGTAATAACCACCCACGTGGTTGGTCCGCAATTCTCACGGGGACGGGAATACAAAGATCTCGAAGCATACCACATAAGCGGGTTTGAAGGCATTGCAAAAACAGTAAACCATGAACCTGTGTTTGGCAAAAGACAGACATTCCTGCCGGGATTCTGTATGATGTATCTCGCTCACACAGGTGTTGTAAATATGATCCTGAACAAGTCGTCAGGGATGCACATCCGGGTGGAGGATATACGCCTTTGA
- a CDS encoding GTP-binding protein: MKLIVIAGPPSCGKTAVVKQIITNLGDSQKIAYLKIDVTRAFEDEELKQEFGIPTKKVYSGDLCPDHASVMVMKDAIGWAKEEQADILIVESAGLCLRCSPYTTQSLGIVVTSAVNGINTPLKMAPMIALADMAVVTRIDLVSQAEKEVFRERIREVNGDLDIIEANAVQGTGMRYLLRAIEEYPEINNPDTITLRGAPPLGVCTICIGKTDIGWQNHFGVIRKLDGADYLYRGD, from the coding sequence ATGAAACTGATCGTCATTGCCGGGCCGCCCTCATGCGGGAAGACCGCCGTTGTAAAACAGATAATCACTAATCTTGGTGATTCCCAAAAAATCGCATACCTTAAAATTGATGTCACACGGGCATTTGAAGATGAGGAACTGAAACAGGAATTCGGCATCCCGACAAAGAAAGTCTACTCGGGGGATCTCTGTCCCGATCATGCAAGTGTCATGGTTATGAAAGATGCAATCGGATGGGCAAAGGAAGAACAGGCGGACATCCTTATTGTCGAGAGCGCCGGACTCTGCCTGAGGTGTTCTCCCTATACCACACAATCACTGGGCATTGTCGTGACCAGCGCGGTTAACGGCATAAACACACCCCTGAAGATGGCGCCGATGATAGCCCTTGCCGATATGGCGGTCGTTACACGGATTGATCTGGTGTCACAGGCCGAAAAAGAGGTATTCCGTGAGCGTATCAGGGAAGTGAACGGGGATCTCGACATCATCGAAGCCAACGCCGTGCAGGGAACAGGAATGCGGTATCTCCTGCGTGCAATTGAAGAGTACCCGGAAATCAACAACCCCGACACGATTACGCTCAGGGGCGCCCCGCCACTTGGGGTGTGCACGATCTGCATTGGCAAGACCGATATCGGATGGCAAAACCATTTCGGCGTGATCAGAAAACTTGACGGGGCGGATTACCTCTATCGGGGGGATTAA
- a CDS encoding zinc finger domain-containing protein yields MATEKCTSCNVPLANEGWTKFPCPKCGEIIYRCHDCRHQSIPYECKKCGFMGP; encoded by the coding sequence ATGGCAACAGAGAAGTGTACCTCCTGTAATGTCCCGCTCGCAAATGAGGGCTGGACAAAGTTCCCCTGCCCAAAGTGTGGGGAAATCATATACCGGTGCCACGACTGCCGGCACCAGAGTATTCCATACGAATGCAAGAAATGCGGATTCATGGGGCCCTGA
- a CDS encoding elongation factor 1-beta — protein sequence MGDVAVIIKIMPTSPEVDLDALQALIKEKLPGTQDLVVEPIGFGLSSLKAAIVVPDAEGSTEEAEATLRGLEGVESAEIVSVTLT from the coding sequence ATGGGTGACGTAGCGGTAATTATCAAGATTATGCCCACTTCACCTGAGGTTGACCTCGATGCTCTGCAGGCATTAATCAAGGAAAAGCTTCCCGGAACACAGGACCTGGTTGTCGAGCCTATCGGCTTTGGCCTCTCCAGCCTGAAAGCTGCAATCGTTGTCCCGGACGCTGAAGGGAGCACCGAAGAAGCTGAGGCAACACTCCGCGGCCTTGAGGGTGTTGAGTCTGCCGAGATTGTCTCTGTAACTCTTACCTGA